In one Rhinopithecus roxellana isolate Shanxi Qingling chromosome 1, ASM756505v1, whole genome shotgun sequence genomic region, the following are encoded:
- the LSMEM2 gene encoding leucine-rich single-pass membrane protein 2 isoform X4 translates to MAPMMPNQSRGPLAPNHVQEVHLHQVESISDLHSGGTLHPCLTEEAQPWNELLSVLPPSLCAQAGCSPVYRRAGFLLLLALLVLTCLALALLAVYLSVLQSESLRIMAHTLRTQEETLLKLRLASLSQLRRLNSSETQTPS, encoded by the exons ATGGCACCAATGATGCCCAACCAGAGCAGGGGGCCACTGGCCCCCAACCACGTGCAAGAGGTACACCTGCACCAGGTGGAGTCCATCAGCGACCTACACAGTGGAG GCACACTGCACCCCTGTCTGACTGAAGAGGCACAGCCGTGGAATGAGCTGCTGAGCGTTTTGCCGCCGTCACTGTGTGCCCAAGCTGGCTGCAGCCCTGTGTACAGACGAGCAGGGTTCCTGCTGCTGCTCGCGCTGCTGGTGCTCACTTGCCTGGCGCTCGCACTCCTGGCTGTCTACCTGAGTG TGCTGCAGAGCGAATCCCTGCGCATCATGGCACACACGCTCCGCACGCAGGAGGAGACGCTACTCAAACTCCGCCTGGCCAGCCTCAGCCAGCTTCGGAGGCTCAACTCCAGTGAGACCCAAACACCCAGCTGA
- the LSMEM2 gene encoding leucine-rich single-pass membrane protein 2 isoform X3, producing MAPMMPNQSRGPLAPNHVQEVHLHQVESISDLHSGAGTLHPCLTEEAQPWNELLSVLPPSLCAQAGCSPVYRRAGFLLLLALLVLTCLALALLAVYLSVLQSESLRIMAHTLRTQEETLLKLRLASLSQLRRLNSSETQTPS from the exons ATGGCACCAATGATGCCCAACCAGAGCAGGGGGCCACTGGCCCCCAACCACGTGCAAGAGGTACACCTGCACCAGGTGGAGTCCATCAGCGACCTACACAGTGGAG CAGGCACACTGCACCCCTGTCTGACTGAAGAGGCACAGCCGTGGAATGAGCTGCTGAGCGTTTTGCCGCCGTCACTGTGTGCCCAAGCTGGCTGCAGCCCTGTGTACAGACGAGCAGGGTTCCTGCTGCTGCTCGCGCTGCTGGTGCTCACTTGCCTGGCGCTCGCACTCCTGGCTGTCTACCTGAGTG TGCTGCAGAGCGAATCCCTGCGCATCATGGCACACACGCTCCGCACGCAGGAGGAGACGCTACTCAAACTCCGCCTGGCCAGCCTCAGCCAGCTTCGGAGGCTCAACTCCAGTGAGACCCAAACACCCAGCTGA